Proteins encoded in a region of the Acyrthosiphon pisum isolate AL4f unplaced genomic scaffold, pea_aphid_22Mar2018_4r6ur Scaffold_14611;HRSCAF=15259, whole genome shotgun sequence genome:
- the LOC100571974 gene encoding uncharacterized protein LOC100571974: MDMLMATNILNNVINQVKELRNDSSFKRILKMADEFAENSVVDFLPLVSSRPKRVPKKSGELCRDEIIPCPMKKFKIDTYNVVVDILLAELIGRFESTNIGPLKDLSLLSSRRIREVQNNPHIVPCDAFEALCTMYTQIDKNALLTEYIEFCKNFTEIENSIVLPKYLNKNVIVDYEESLELNAYGYDSMEEDSVKIISHNIASTRELFKLFCLAKLANIFPNLYLVLKLSITLPVTSCSVERTFSKLKLIKTKLRTTMSQDRLESLMKISCEQDIIINNENVILLFAAKSSVLTKCLIY, translated from the exons ATGGATATGCTTATGgccacaaatattttaaataatgtgattAACCAAGTCAAAGAACTTAGAAATGATAGTTCATTTAAAAGAATACTAAAAATGGCTGATGAGTTTGCTGAAAATAGTGTTGTTGACTTTTTACCTCTTGTATCTAGCCGACCGAAACGTGTTCCAAAAAAATCAg gTGAACTTTGTCGGGATGAAATTATACCATGTcctatgaaaaaatttaaaattgatacataCAATGTCGTAGTGGATATTCTTTTAGCAGAGCTAATTGGACGTTTTGAAAGCACTAATATAGGGCCCTTAAAAGACTTATCCCTTCTTTCATCTAGACGTATTCGAGAAGTTCAAAATAATCCACACATAGTACCTTGTGATGCCTTTGAAGCTTTGTGTACCATGTATACACAAATCGATAAAAACGCATTATTGACagaatatattgaattttgtaaaaattttacaGAAATAGAAAACAGTATTGTACTTCCTAAGTATctcaacaaaaatgtaatagttgATTATGAAGAATCGCTAGAGTTAAACGCATATGGTTACGATAGTATGGAAGAAGattctgtaaaaattattagtcaTAACATAGCTAGTACAAGggaattatttaagttattttgtttggCTAAATTGgctaatatttttccaaatttatacttagttttaaaattatctataacaTTACCTGTAACAAGCTGTAGCGTAGAGcgaacattttctaaattaaaactcATAAAAACGAAGTTAAGAACAACTATGTCACAAGATCGTCTCGAGAgtttaatgaaaatatcatgtgagcaagatataattattaataatgaaaatgtaattttgttatttgcAGCTAAAAGTAGTGTTCTAActaaatgtttgatttattag